In Anseongella ginsenosidimutans, one genomic interval encodes:
- a CDS encoding FAD-dependent oxidoreductase, translating to MERDSSTKSIWQTLESPVLPPTVPGKNDVFDVAVIGSGITGLTTAFLLQEAGKKCVLLEARTLGYGTTSGTTAHLNTYIDTSFHALEKKFGKENTRLTATALKETVAMVYELVARLEISCDFLFREGIVFSGNAEETRELEKMAEASLEAGIPVTMPTDTSLNVPFEKCLSFPQQAQFHPMKYIYGLAAKFIEAGGLIMEEQRVTDIEGDDSPYLLLTEKAPLRAREVVYATHIPPGVNLLHFYCAPYRSYVLGMQLQEEDQYPESLVYDLQSPYHYLRTQQTDGKNYLILGGEDHKTGEGADPGQSFLRLENYARTHFGIRSVDFKWSAQYYVPADGLPYIGRLPGRTGPVYVATGFGGNGITFGSLSGKIISDLIIQGSSPYEELFRPGRVKPVAGFKNFLKENAQVIKHFITDRIVTGELQNLAELDRGEATIVNYQDKKLAMYKNAAGEIMALSPVCPHAKCFVQWNPAETSWDCPCHGSRFSPQGDVLTGPAVTGLERVDTRGPEFREHKKPGQ from the coding sequence ATGGAAAGAGATTCTTCAACCAAGAGTATCTGGCAAACGCTGGAAAGCCCCGTGTTACCGCCGACGGTCCCCGGCAAAAACGACGTTTTTGATGTGGCGGTCATCGGAAGTGGCATTACTGGTTTAACTACGGCCTTCCTCCTTCAGGAAGCCGGCAAAAAATGTGTTCTCCTGGAGGCACGCACATTGGGATACGGGACCACCTCCGGAACTACCGCCCACCTGAATACCTATATTGATACTTCCTTTCATGCCCTGGAGAAAAAGTTCGGCAAAGAAAATACGCGCCTCACCGCAACCGCCCTGAAAGAAACCGTGGCAATGGTTTACGAGCTGGTCGCCCGCCTGGAAATATCCTGTGATTTCCTGTTCCGGGAAGGCATTGTTTTTTCGGGCAATGCCGAAGAGACCAGGGAGCTGGAAAAGATGGCGGAAGCATCTCTGGAGGCAGGCATCCCGGTTACTATGCCAACGGATACCTCGCTGAACGTTCCTTTCGAAAAATGCCTTTCTTTTCCCCAGCAGGCGCAATTCCATCCAATGAAATACATATATGGCCTTGCGGCAAAGTTTATAGAAGCGGGCGGGCTTATTATGGAAGAACAGCGGGTTACTGATATCGAAGGAGATGACAGTCCTTACCTGCTGTTAACGGAAAAAGCCCCATTGCGGGCCAGGGAAGTAGTTTATGCAACTCACATTCCTCCGGGTGTAAACCTGCTTCATTTTTACTGCGCGCCTTACAGGAGTTATGTGCTGGGAATGCAGCTGCAGGAGGAAGATCAGTACCCTGAAAGCCTTGTATACGATCTCCAATCCCCTTATCATTACTTAAGAACGCAGCAAACAGACGGAAAAAATTACCTGATCCTTGGCGGGGAGGATCATAAAACGGGTGAAGGTGCTGATCCCGGTCAGTCCTTTCTCCGCCTCGAAAATTATGCGAGAACTCATTTCGGAATACGTTCGGTTGATTTCAAATGGTCGGCGCAATATTATGTTCCCGCTGACGGGCTTCCCTATATCGGGCGCCTGCCCGGCAGAACCGGGCCTGTCTACGTCGCCACCGGCTTTGGCGGAAACGGCATCACTTTCGGCAGCCTGTCAGGAAAAATCATTTCAGATCTTATTATACAAGGAAGCAGCCCCTATGAAGAACTGTTCCGGCCGGGGCGGGTAAAGCCGGTGGCCGGCTTTAAAAATTTCCTGAAGGAAAACGCGCAGGTAATAAAACACTTTATCACGGACAGGATCGTTACGGGAGAGCTGCAAAACCTGGCGGAACTGGACCGCGGAGAAGCTACGATCGTCAACTACCAGGACAAAAAGCTGGCGATGTACAAAAATGCCGCGGGTGAAATCATGGCTCTGAGCCCGGTTTGCCCGCATGCCAAATGTTTTGTTCAGTGGAACCCGGCAGAAACCAGCTGGGATTGCCCCTGCCACGGTTCCCGTTTCAGCCCGCAGGGTGACGTCCTGACAGGACCCGCCGTAACGGGCCTGGAACGCGTAGACACCCGGGGGCCGGAATTCCGGGAACACAAGAAACCGGGGCAGTAA